One part of the Arabidopsis thaliana chromosome 1 sequence genome encodes these proteins:
- the SR30 gene encoding SERINE-ARGININE PROTEIN 30 (SERINE-ARGININE PROTEIN 30 (ATSRP30); CONTAINS InterPro DOMAIN/s: RNA recognition motif, RNP-1 (InterPro:IPR000504), Nucleotide-binding, alpha-beta plait (InterPro:IPR012677); BEST Arabidopsis thaliana protein match is: RNA-binding (RRM/RBD/RNP motifs) family protein (TAIR:AT1G02840.3); Has 10547 Blast hits to 8837 proteins in 431 species: Archae - 0; Bacteria - 274; Metazoa - 6368; Fungi - 1180; Plants - 1529; Viruses - 86; Other Eukaryotes - 1110 (source: NCBI BLink).) yields the protein MSSRWNRTIYVGNLPGDIRKCEVEDLFYKYGPIVDIDLKIPPRPPGYAFVEFEDPRDADDAIYGRDGYDFDGCRLRVEIAHGGRRFSPSVDRYSSSYSASRAPSRRSDYRVLVTGLPPSASWQDLKDHMRKAGDVCFSEVFPDRKGMSGVVDYSNYDDMKYAIRKLDATEFRNAFSSAYIRVREYESRSVSRSPDDSKSYRSRSRSRGPSCSYSSKSRSVSPARSISPRSRPLSRSRSLYSSVSRSQSRSKSRSRSRSNSPVSPVISG from the exons ATGAGTAGCCGATGGAATCGTACGATCTACGTTGGGAATTTGCCTGGAGATATTCGCAAGTGTGAGGTTGAAGATCTCTTCTACAAG TATGGACCAATTGTGGACATTGATTTGAAGATTCCACCGAGACCTCCTGGTTATGCCTTTGTCGAG TTTGAAGATCCTCGTGATGCAGACGATGCAATTTATGGACGTGATGGTTATGATTTTGATGGGTGTCGACTTCGG GTTGAGATTGCACATGGTGGTCGTAGATTTTCACCATCAGTTGATAGGTACAGCAGCAGCTACAGTGCGAGCCGTGCACCTTCAAGACGCTCTGACTACCGCG TGCTTGTGACCGGATTACCGCCTTCTGCTTCGTGGCAGGACCTTAAG GATCACATGCGCAAAGCTGGAGATGTCTGCTTCTCTGAAGTTTTCCCTGACCGTAAAG GCATGTCTGGGGTTGTGGATTATAGCAACTATGATGATATGAAGTACGCA ATAAGGAAACTTGATGCCACTGAATTTCGAAATGCTTTCTCTAGTGCTTATATACGG GTGAGGGAATATGAGTCGAGGAGTGTGAGTCGAAGCCCAGATGATTCTAAAAGCTATAGAAGCAGGAGTCGGAGCCGTGGTCCAAGCTGTAGCTATAGTAGCAAGAGCAGgag TGTGTCACCTGCTAGATCCATTTCCCCGCGTTCACGGCCCCTTAGTCGTTCTCGCTCGCTATACAGCTCTGTCTCAAG GTCCCAATcaagatcaaaatcaagatcaagatcaagatcGAATTCTCCAGTTTCACCT GTGATATCTggttga
- the SR30 gene encoding SERINE-ARGININE PROTEIN 30 produces the protein MSSRWNRTIYVGNLPGDIRKCEVEDLFYKYGPIVDIDLKIPPRPPGYAFVEFEDPRDADDAIYGRDGYDFDGCRLRVEIAHGGRRFSPSVDRYSSSYSASRAPSRRSDYRVLVTGLPPSASWQDLKDHMRKAGDVCFSEVFPDRKGMSGVVDYSNYDDMKYAIRKLDATEFRNAFSSAYIRVREYESRSVSRSPDDSKSYRSRSRSRGPSCSYSSKSRSVSPARSISPRSRPLSRSRSLYSSVSRYEC, from the exons ATGAGTAGCCGATGGAATCGTACGATCTACGTTGGGAATTTGCCTGGAGATATTCGCAAGTGTGAGGTTGAAGATCTCTTCTACAAG TATGGACCAATTGTGGACATTGATTTGAAGATTCCACCGAGACCTCCTGGTTATGCCTTTGTCGAG TTTGAAGATCCTCGTGATGCAGACGATGCAATTTATGGACGTGATGGTTATGATTTTGATGGGTGTCGACTTCGG GTTGAGATTGCACATGGTGGTCGTAGATTTTCACCATCAGTTGATAGGTACAGCAGCAGCTACAGTGCGAGCCGTGCACCTTCAAGACGCTCTGACTACCGCG TGCTTGTGACCGGATTACCGCCTTCTGCTTCGTGGCAGGACCTTAAG GATCACATGCGCAAAGCTGGAGATGTCTGCTTCTCTGAAGTTTTCCCTGACCGTAAAG GCATGTCTGGGGTTGTGGATTATAGCAACTATGATGATATGAAGTACGCA ATAAGGAAACTTGATGCCACTGAATTTCGAAATGCTTTCTCTAGTGCTTATATACGG GTGAGGGAATATGAGTCGAGGAGTGTGAGTCGAAGCCCAGATGATTCTAAAAGCTATAGAAGCAGGAGTCGGAGCCGTGGTCCAAGCTGTAGCTATAGTAGCAAGAGCAGgag TGTGTCACCTGCTAGATCCATTTCCCCGCGTTCACGGCCCCTTAGTCGTTCTCGCTCGCTATACAGCTCTGTCTCAAGGTATGAGTGTTAG
- a CDS encoding transmembrane protein, putative (DUF679) (Protein of unknown function (DUF679); LOCATED IN: chloroplast; CONTAINS InterPro DOMAIN/s: Protein of unknown function DUF679 (InterPro:IPR007770); BEST Arabidopsis thaliana protein match is: Protein of unknown function (DUF679) (TAIR:AT5G39650.1); Has 35333 Blast hits to 34131 proteins in 2444 species: Archae - 798; Bacteria - 22429; Metazoa - 974; Fungi - 991; Plants - 531; Viruses - 0; Other Eukaryotes - 9610 (source: NCBI BLink).): MEKTEESVGIRVYTTTTTQNPSPTSSRSPKPVPLSSLPMLPAGAAAGGGKGRKRRMVAKGVQKTVSKTSMLVNFLPTGTLLMFEMVLPTIYRDGDCNGINTLMIHLLLLLCAMSCFFFHFTDSFKASDGKIYYGFVTPRGLAVFMKPPSPGFGGGDVIAEKEIPVTDERYKLRVNDFVHSVMSVLVFMAIAFSDRRVTGCLFPGKEKEMDQVMESFPLMVGIVCSALFLVFPTSRYGVGCMST, from the coding sequence atggagaaaacagaggaaagcGTCGGAATCAGAGTTTACACGACGACAACGACGCAAAATCCGTCACCAACATCGTCTCGGTCGCCCAAACCTGTCCCTCTCTCTTCACTGCCTATGCTTCCGGCAGGAGCCGCCGCGGGAGGAGGAAAAGGTAGAAAACGTCGCATGGTGGCGAAAGGAGTTCAAAAAACGGTTTCGAAGACATCAATGCTCGTCAATTTCCTTCCGACAGGAACTCTCTTGATGTTCGAAATGGTTCTTCCGACAATCTACCGTGACGGAGACTGTAACGGAATCAACACACTCatgattcatcttctcttgcttctttgCGCAatgtcttgtttcttcttccatttcacCGACAGTTTCAAAGCCTCCGATGGGAAAATTTACTACGGTTTTGTGACTCCACGTGGACTCGCGGTGTTCATGAAACCACCCTCGCCGGGGTTTGGAGGCGGAGATGTGATTGCAGAGAAGGAGATTCCGGTGACGGATGAGAGGTATAAGTTGAGGGTTAATGACTTTGTGCATTCAGTGATgagtgttttggtttttatggCGATCGCGTTTTCGGATCGGAGAGTCACAGGGTGTTTGTTTCCaggaaaagagaaggagatggaTCAAGTTATGGAGAGTTTTCCGTTAATGGTCGGAATTGTTTGCAgtgctttgtttcttgtttttccgACCAGTCGATACGGTGTCGGATGCATGTCTACATAA
- the SR30 gene encoding SERINE-ARGININE PROTEIN 30 (SERINE-ARGININE PROTEIN 30 (ATSRP30); CONTAINS InterPro DOMAIN/s: RNA recognition motif, RNP-1 (InterPro:IPR000504), Nucleotide-binding, alpha-beta plait (InterPro:IPR012677); BEST Arabidopsis thaliana protein match is: RNA-binding (RRM/RBD/RNP motifs) family protein (TAIR:AT1G02840.3); Has 23 Blast hits to 23 proteins in 6 species: Archae - 0; Bacteria - 0; Metazoa - 0; Fungi - 0; Plants - 23; Viruses - 0; Other Eukaryotes - 0 (source: NCBI BLink).), producing the protein MSSRWNRTIYVGNLPGDIRKCEVEDLFYKYGPIVDIDLKIPPRPPGYAFVEFEDPRDADDAIYGRDGYDFDGCRLRVEIAHGGRRFSPSVDRYSSSYSASRAPSRRSDYRVLVTGLPPSASWQDLKDHMRKAGDVCFSEVFPDRKGMSGVVDYSNYDDMKYAIRKLDATEFRNAFSSAYIRVREYESRSVSRSPDDSKSYRSRSRSRGPSCSYSSKSRSVSPARSISPRSRPLSRSRSLYSSVSRSGSLLRAGDWI; encoded by the exons ATGAGTAGCCGATGGAATCGTACGATCTACGTTGGGAATTTGCCTGGAGATATTCGCAAGTGTGAGGTTGAAGATCTCTTCTACAAG TATGGACCAATTGTGGACATTGATTTGAAGATTCCACCGAGACCTCCTGGTTATGCCTTTGTCGAG TTTGAAGATCCTCGTGATGCAGACGATGCAATTTATGGACGTGATGGTTATGATTTTGATGGGTGTCGACTTCGG GTTGAGATTGCACATGGTGGTCGTAGATTTTCACCATCAGTTGATAGGTACAGCAGCAGCTACAGTGCGAGCCGTGCACCTTCAAGACGCTCTGACTACCGCG TGCTTGTGACCGGATTACCGCCTTCTGCTTCGTGGCAGGACCTTAAG GATCACATGCGCAAAGCTGGAGATGTCTGCTTCTCTGAAGTTTTCCCTGACCGTAAAG GCATGTCTGGGGTTGTGGATTATAGCAACTATGATGATATGAAGTACGCA ATAAGGAAACTTGATGCCACTGAATTTCGAAATGCTTTCTCTAGTGCTTATATACGG GTGAGGGAATATGAGTCGAGGAGTGTGAGTCGAAGCCCAGATGATTCTAAAAGCTATAGAAGCAGGAGTCGGAGCCGTGGTCCAAGCTGTAGCTATAGTAGCAAGAGCAGgag TGTGTCACCTGCTAGATCCATTTCCCCGCGTTCACGGCCCCTTAGTCGTTCTCGCTCGCTATACAGCTCTGTCTCAAG ATCTGGCTCACTGCTACGAGCTGGGGATTGGATCTAG
- a CDS encoding ATP-dependent caseinolytic (Clp) protease/crotonase family protein (ATP-dependent caseinolytic (Clp) protease/crotonase family protein; FUNCTIONS IN: serine-type endopeptidase activity; INVOLVED IN: proteolysis; LOCATED IN: in 6 components; EXPRESSED IN: 24 plant structures; EXPRESSED DURING: 15 growth stages; CONTAINS InterPro DOMAIN/s: Peptidase S14, ClpP (InterPro:IPR001907); BEST Arabidopsis thaliana protein match is: CLP protease proteolytic subunit 1 (TAIR:AT1G49970.1); Has 11947 Blast hits to 11945 proteins in 2949 species: Archae - 0; Bacteria - 7353; Metazoa - 146; Fungi - 81; Plants - 1069; Viruses - 3; Other Eukaryotes - 3295 (source: NCBI BLink).), with protein MASCLQASMNSLLPRSSSFSPHPPLSSNSSGRRNLKTFRYAFRAKASAKIPMPPINPKDPFLSTLASIAANSPEKLLNRPVNADVPPYLDIFDSPQLMSSPAQVERSVAYNEHRPRTPPPDLPSMLLDGRIVYIGMPLVPAVTELVVAELMYLQWLDPKEPIYIYINSTGTTRDDGETVGMESEGFAIYDSLMQLKNEVHTVCVGAAIGQACLLLSAGTKGKRFMMPHAKAMIQQPRVPSSGLMPASDVLIRAKEVITNRDILVELLSKHTGNSVETVANVMRRPYYMDAPKAKEFGVIDRILWRGQEKIIADVVPSEEFDKNAGIKSVV; from the exons ATGGCGTCTTGTTTACAAGCATCCATGAATTCTCTGCTTCCacgctcttcttctttttctcctcaTCCTCCTCTATCTTCGAATTCATCCGGGAGAAGAAACTTGAAGACTTTTCGTTACGCCTTTCGCGCCAAAGCCTCTGCCAAAATCCCTATGCCTCCGATAAATCCAAAGGATCCTTTCCTCTCCACGCTCGCTTCTATTGCCGCGAATTCTCCGGAAAAGCTTCTCAATCGGCCGGTTAACGCTGATGTGCCGCCATATCTTGACATCTTTGACTCCCCTCAGCTCATGTCTTCTCCTGCACAG GTTGAAAGATCAGTGGCTTATAACGAGCACCGACCGAGAACTCCTCCACCAGACTTGCCATCTATGCTTCTTGACGGGAGAATTGTTTACATTGGAATGCCT CTTGTGCCGGCAGTGACTGAGCTAGTTGTCGCTGAGCTAATGTATCTTCAGTGGCTGGATCCCAAGGAACCCATTTACATTTACATCAACTCCACAGGGACCACTCGTGATGATGGAGAGACG GTTGGAATGGAATCAGAAGGGTTTGCGATCTATGACTCTTTGATGCAACTTAAAAACGAG GTACATACAGTATGTGTGGGAGCAGCCATAGGTCAGGCCTGTCTATTACTTTCTGCGGGAACCAAGGGTAAACGGTTTATGATGCCACATGCCAAAG CGATGATTCAGCAACCACGTGTACCTTCTTCTGGGTTGATGCCTGCCAGTGATGTCCTGATTCGGGCCAAAGAG GTCATTACAAATAGGGATATACTTGTGGAACTACTATCAAAGCATACTGGGAAT TCCGTGGAGACTGTAGCTAACGTAATGAGAAGGCCATATTACATGGATGCaccaaaagctaaagaatTTGGAGTCATTGACAGG ATTCTTTGGCGCGGTCAAGAAAAGATTATTGCGGACGTGGTTCCTTCAGAGGAATTCGACAAGAATGCAGGGATTAAAAGCGTAGTATGA
- a CDS encoding pseudouridine synthase and archaeosine transglycosylase (PUA) domain-containing protein (pseudouridine synthase and archaeosine transglycosylase (PUA) domain-containing protein; FUNCTIONS IN: RNA binding; INVOLVED IN: biological_process unknown; LOCATED IN: cellular_component unknown; EXPRESSED IN: 24 plant structures; EXPRESSED DURING: 14 growth stages; CONTAINS InterPro DOMAIN/s: Pseudouridine synthase/archaeosine transglycosylase-like (InterPro:IPR015947), Pseudouridine synthase/archaeosine transglycosylase (InterPro:IPR002478), Translation-associated RNA-binding, predicted (InterPro:IPR016437), Uncharacterised domain 2 (InterPro:IPR004521); BEST Arabidopsis thaliana protein match is: eukaryotic translation initiation factor SUI1 family protein (TAIR:AT1G71350.1); Has 885 Blast hits to 883 proteins in 291 species: Archae - 148; Bacteria - 0; Metazoa - 325; Fungi - 155; Plants - 86; Viruses - 0; Other Eukaryotes - 171 (source: NCBI BLink).) codes for MFKKFCLEEISSQNQVKASVQRRIRQSIQDEYPGLESVMEDLLPKKIPLIVVKCPNHLTLVVVNNVPLFFCIRDGPYMPTLRLLHQYPNIMKRFQVDRGAIKFVLSGANIMCPGLTSPGGVLDQEVEAERPVAIYAEGKQHALAIGFTKMSAKDIKSINKGIGVDNMHYLNDGLWKMERLD; via the exons ATGTTTAAGAA GTTTTGTTTGGAGGAGATTTCATCACAAAACCAAGTGAAGGCATCTGTTCAACGTAGGATCCGCCAGAGTATCCAAGATGAG TACCCGGGACTTGAATCAGTGATGGAGGATCTACTTCCCAAAAAGATTCCTCTTATCGTAGTGAAGTG CCCAAACCATCTGACCCTAGTTGTTGTCAACAATGTCCCCCTCTTCTTCTGTATCCGTGACGGGCCATACATGCCAACACTGCGGCTTCTTCATCAAT ACCCAAATATAATGAAGAGGTTTCAAGTTGATAGAGGTGCCATAAAGTTTGTTCTGTCTGGTGCAAACATAATGTGTCCTGGTCTTACATCCCCGGGAGGCGTTCTGGATCAAGAAGTCGAGGCTGAAAGGCCAGTG GCCATATATGCAGAAGGAAAGCAACATGCCTTAGCAATAGGCTTCACCAAAATGTCAGCAAAGGACAT AAAGAGCATTAACAAAGGAATAGGAGTTGACAACATGCATTACCTCAACGACGGTCTCTGGAAG ATGGAACGACTAGACTGA
- the PP2-B15 gene encoding phloem protein 2-B15 (phloem protein 2-B15 (PP2-B15); FUNCTIONS IN: carbohydrate binding; LOCATED IN: endomembrane system; EXPRESSED IN: 6 plant structures; EXPRESSED DURING: 4 anthesis, C globular stage, petal differentiation and expansion stage; BEST Arabidopsis thaliana protein match is: phloem protein 2-B13 (TAIR:AT1G56240.1); Has 535 Blast hits to 526 proteins in 37 species: Archae - 0; Bacteria - 0; Metazoa - 0; Fungi - 0; Plants - 535; Viruses - 0; Other Eukaryotes - 0 (source: NCBI BLink).), whose amino-acid sequence MMLPEACVATILSFTTPADTISSAAVSSVFRVAGDSDFVWEKFLPTDYCHVISRSTDPHRIFSSKKELYRCLCESILIDNGRKIFKIEKLSGKISYILSSRDLSITWSDQRHYWSWSPRSDSRFSEGVQLIMTDWLEIIGKIQTGALSPNTNYGAYLIMKVTSRAYGLDLVPAETSIKVGNGEKKIKSTYLSCLDNKKQQMERVFYGQREQRMATHEVVRSHRREPEVRDDGWMEIELGEFETGSGEGDDDKEVVMSLTEVKGYQLKGGIAIDGIEVRPKPLKVRAGTN is encoded by the exons ATGATGTTACCAGAAGCATGCGTGGCGACTATCCTCTCATTTACAACTCCGGCTGACACAATCTCGTCGGCGGCTGTCTCATCAGTTTTCCGAGTCGCCGGAGACTCTGACTTTGTGTGGGAGAAGTTTTTACCGACCGATTACTGCCACGTCATCTCTAGATCGACTGATCCTCACCGAATTTTCTCTTCTAAAAAGGAGCTTTATCGATGTCTCTGTGAATCAATTCTCATCGATAATGGCAGAAAG ATTTTCAAGATCGAGAAGCTTTCAGGGAAAATATCGTATATTTTGTCGTCAAGAGATCTTTCCATAACTTGGAGCGATCAAAGACATTACTGGTCTTGGAGCCCACGATCAGATTCAAG gTTTTCCGAAGGAGTCCAACTTATAATGACAGATTGGTTAGAAATCATCGGAAAAATCCAAACCGGAGCTTTATCGCCGAACACAAACTACGGAGCTTATCTGATTATGAAAGTAACGTCACGTGCCTATGGACTAGACCTAGTTCCGGCAGAGACATCGATAAAAGTGGGAAAtggtgaaaagaaaataaagtcaaCTTATCTAAGTTGCTTGGataacaagaaacaacaaatggAACGTGTGTTTTACGGACAAAGAGAACAGAGGATGGCGACGCATGAGGTTGTCCGAAGTCATCGGAGGGAGCCAGAGGTGAGAGACGATGGGTGGATGGAGATAGAGCTGGGAGAGTTCGAGACAGGATCAGGAGAAGGTGATGACGACAAGGAGGTTGTTATGAGTCTGACTGAAGTTAAAGGTTATCAATTGAAGGGTGGAATTGCCATTGATGGGATTGAAGTAAGGCCTAAACCCCTAAAAGTGAGGGCCGGGACCAACTAA
- a CDS encoding ATP-dependent caseinolytic (Clp) protease/crotonase family protein (ATP-dependent caseinolytic (Clp) protease/crotonase family protein; FUNCTIONS IN: serine-type endopeptidase activity; INVOLVED IN: proteolysis; LOCATED IN: mitochondrion, chloroplast stroma; EXPRESSED IN: 24 plant structures; EXPRESSED DURING: 15 growth stages; CONTAINS InterPro DOMAIN/s: Peptidase S14, ClpP (InterPro:IPR001907); BEST Arabidopsis thaliana protein match is: CLP protease proteolytic subunit 1 (TAIR:AT1G49970.1).) — MASCLQASMNSLLPRSSSFSPHPPLSSNSSGRRNLKTFRYAFRAKASAKIPMPPINPKDPFLSTLASIAANSPEKLLNRPVNADVPPYLDIFDSPQLMSSPAQVERSVAYNEHRPRTPPPDLPSMLLDGRIVYIGMPLVPAVTELVVAELMYLQWLDPKEPIYIYINSTGTTRDDGETVGMESEGFAIYDSLMQLKNEVHTVCVGAAIGQACLLLSAGTKGKRFMMPHAKAMIQQPRVPSSGLMPASDVLIRAKEVITNRDILVELLSKHTGNSVETVANVMRRPYYMDAPKAKEFGVIDRILWRGQEKIIADVVPSEEFDKNAGIKSASWRRTNRLTKITLAADCLVSNHLVNVNMRLGESYLKDLEIL; from the exons ATGGCGTCTTGTTTACAAGCATCCATGAATTCTCTGCTTCCacgctcttcttctttttctcctcaTCCTCCTCTATCTTCGAATTCATCCGGGAGAAGAAACTTGAAGACTTTTCGTTACGCCTTTCGCGCCAAAGCCTCTGCCAAAATCCCTATGCCTCCGATAAATCCAAAGGATCCTTTCCTCTCCACGCTCGCTTCTATTGCCGCGAATTCTCCGGAAAAGCTTCTCAATCGGCCGGTTAACGCTGATGTGCCGCCATATCTTGACATCTTTGACTCCCCTCAGCTCATGTCTTCTCCTGCACAG GTTGAAAGATCAGTGGCTTATAACGAGCACCGACCGAGAACTCCTCCACCAGACTTGCCATCTATGCTTCTTGACGGGAGAATTGTTTACATTGGAATGCCT CTTGTGCCGGCAGTGACTGAGCTAGTTGTCGCTGAGCTAATGTATCTTCAGTGGCTGGATCCCAAGGAACCCATTTACATTTACATCAACTCCACAGGGACCACTCGTGATGATGGAGAGACG GTTGGAATGGAATCAGAAGGGTTTGCGATCTATGACTCTTTGATGCAACTTAAAAACGAG GTACATACAGTATGTGTGGGAGCAGCCATAGGTCAGGCCTGTCTATTACTTTCTGCGGGAACCAAGGGTAAACGGTTTATGATGCCACATGCCAAAG CGATGATTCAGCAACCACGTGTACCTTCTTCTGGGTTGATGCCTGCCAGTGATGTCCTGATTCGGGCCAAAGAG GTCATTACAAATAGGGATATACTTGTGGAACTACTATCAAAGCATACTGGGAAT TCCGTGGAGACTGTAGCTAACGTAATGAGAAGGCCATATTACATGGATGCaccaaaagctaaagaatTTGGAGTCATTGACAGG ATTCTTTGGCGCGGTCAAGAAAAGATTATTGCGGACGTGGTTCCTTCAGAGGAATTCGACAAGAATGCAGGGATTAAAAGC GCGTCATGGAGAAGAACAAATAGACTGACCAAAATCACATTGGCCGCAGACTGCCTTGTTTCAAATCACTTGGTAAATGTGAACATGCGATTAGGAGAATCATACTTAAAGGATCTTGaaatattatga